From the genome of Triticum aestivum cultivar Chinese Spring chromosome 3B, IWGSC CS RefSeq v2.1, whole genome shotgun sequence, one region includes:
- the LOC123070842 gene encoding nucleobase-ascorbate transporter 2: MSEVKPEEISHPAMEQLQGFEYCIDSNPPWGEAIILGFQHYILALGTAVMIPAVLVPMMGGNDGDRVRVVQTLLFVTGINTLLQSLFGTRLPTVIGGSYAFVIPVMAIVQDSSLAAISDDHERFLQSMRAIQGALIVSSSIQIILGYSQLWGIFSRFFSPLGMAPVVALLGFGLFERGFPVVGRCVEVGLPMLILFVVLSQYLKNVQIREIPILERFSLFICIALVWAYAQILTSGGAYNHSTEVTQINCRTDRANLISSAPWIKIPYPLQWGAPTFSAGQSFGMVSAVLVSLIESTASYSAAARLASATPPPAHILSRGIGWQGIGILLCGLFGTGTGSTVSVENVGLLGSTRIGSRRVIQICAGFMIFFSMLGKFGALFASIPFTIFAAVYCVLFGLVAAVGLSFLQFTNMNSMRNLFIVGVSIFLGLSVPEYFFRYSMAAQRGPAHTKAGWFNDYINTIFSSPPTVGLMVAVFLDNTLEVKDAGRDRGMPWWVPFRSFKGDSRNEEFYSLPFNLNRFFPPS; encoded by the exons ATGTCGGAGGTGAAGCCGGAGGAGATCAGCCACCCGGCCATGGAGCAGCTGCAGGGGTTCGAGTACTGCATCGACTCCAACCCTCCATGGG GGGAGGCCATCATACTGGGCTTCCAGCACTACATCCTGGCGCTGGGCACGGCCGTCATGATCCCGGCGGTGCTGGTGCCCATGATGGGCGGGAACGAC GGAGACAGGGTGAGGGTGGTGCAGACGCTGCTATTCGTCACCGGCATCAACACGCTGCTGCAGTCGCTCTTCGGGACGCGGCTGCCGACGGTCATAGGCGGCTCATACGCCTTCGTCATCCCGGTGATGGCCATCGTGCAGGACTCCTCGCTCGCAGCCATATCTGACGACCACGAG AGGTTCCTCCAGAGCATGCGGGCCATACAGGGGGCACTGATAGTGTCGTCCAGCATTCAGATCATCCTTGGTTACAGCCAGCTCTGGGGTATTTTCTCCAG ATTCTTCAGTCCGCTGGGAATGGCGCCGGTGGTTGCGCTGCTCGGTTTTGGTCTCTTCGAAAGAGGATTCCCTGTG GTTGGGAGATGCGTTGAGGTTGGCCTGCCAATGTTAATCCTCTTTGTTGTGCTTTCCCAG TATCTGAAGAATGTACAGATAAGAGAGATCCCCATACTGGAACGGTTCTCCCTGTTCATCTGTATCGCATTGGTCTGGGCGTATGCTCAAATCCTCACTTCTGGTGGCGCGTATAATCATAGCACCGAGGTCACTCAGATCAACTGCCGCACTGACCGTGCCAATCTCATCTCTTCTGCGCCATG GATTAAGATCCCATATCCCCTGCAGTGGGGGGCACCAACCTTCAGTGCCGGGCAATCGTTCGGTATGGTGTCTGCGGTTTTGGTGTCGCTAATAGAG TCCACAGCTTCTTACAGCGCTGCAGCTCGGCTTGCAAGTGCAACTCCACCCCCAGCTCACATCCTGAGCAGAGGCATCGGGTGGCAG GGGATTGGCATCCTCCTTTGTGGGCTCTTTGGAACAGGGACCGGCTCCACTGTCTCAGT GGAGAACGTGGGGTTACTAGGATCAACGAGGATCGGGAGCCGCCGCGTCATACAAATCTGTGCTGGCTTCATGATCTTCTTCTCCATGCTGG GGAAATTTGGAGCGCTGTTCGCTTCCATCCCGTTCACCATCTTTGCCGCCGTGTACTGCGTCCTGTTCGGACTAGTTG CTGCGGTGGGGCTCTCCTTCTTGCAGTTCACCAACATGAACTCCATGCGCAACCTGTTCATCGTCGGCGTGTCCATCTTCCTTGGCCTGTCCGTGCCGGAGTACTTCTTCCGCTACAGCATGGCTGCCCAGCGTGGTCCTGCGCACACTAAAGCTGGATGG TTCaacgactacatcaacaccatcTTCTCGTCGCCGCCGACGGTGGGGCTGATGGTGGCCGTGTTCCTGGACAACACGCTGGAGGTGAAGGACGCGGGCAGGGACCGCGGGATGCCGTGGTGGGTGCCCTTCCGCTCCTTCAAGGGGGACAGCAGGAACGAGGAGTTCTACAGCCTGCCATTCAACCTCAACCGCTTCTTCCCTCCCTCGTAA